One genomic region from Haloarcula taiwanensis encodes:
- a CDS encoding NAD/FAD-dependent oxidoreductase: MARDLAVVGAGAAGAAATYALHDAEVDVTVFEKSRGVCGRAATRRQGDCTYEYGANYLKADDGRVTELVTETLPTEGLVDIEEPVYAFDRTGDIDVGRDADEHKWTYEAGITQIAKRLFNETDAEIENGVRVERLERQRDGWQLEDDDGADLGHFDAALLTPPAPQTADLLGQSRWDHDDCRELRQEIASVPYRTVIAGVLHYPFELDVPWYAAVNSDKDHDIGWIGREECKDGHVPDGESLLLVQMNEPWSIANYDEHPDSLVGDIAARTARLLGDDRLADPDWADHQHWRYSQPEGEVDHDLLSCAAEHDLHFAGDWVAGEGRLHAALRNGLETGEAIADGG; the protein is encoded by the coding sequence ATGGCTCGTGACCTCGCCGTCGTCGGTGCCGGCGCTGCCGGTGCGGCGGCAACGTACGCGCTCCACGACGCGGAAGTCGACGTAACAGTGTTCGAGAAGAGCCGCGGCGTCTGCGGGCGCGCTGCGACCCGGCGACAGGGCGACTGCACGTACGAGTACGGGGCGAACTATCTCAAGGCAGACGACGGCCGCGTGACGGAACTGGTCACGGAGACGCTCCCGACCGAGGGACTCGTTGATATCGAGGAACCGGTGTATGCGTTCGACAGGACCGGCGACATCGATGTCGGCCGGGACGCCGACGAACACAAGTGGACGTACGAGGCAGGCATTACACAGATTGCAAAACGGCTGTTCAACGAGACCGACGCCGAGATAGAGAACGGCGTTCGGGTCGAGCGTCTGGAGCGACAACGCGACGGCTGGCAGCTTGAGGACGACGACGGAGCGGACCTGGGGCATTTCGACGCCGCGCTGCTGACACCGCCAGCCCCACAGACGGCTGACCTGCTGGGGCAGTCGCGGTGGGACCACGACGACTGCCGGGAACTTCGGCAGGAGATCGCGTCGGTCCCCTACCGAACGGTCATCGCTGGGGTGTTGCACTATCCATTCGAACTCGACGTGCCGTGGTACGCCGCGGTCAACAGCGATAAGGACCACGACATCGGCTGGATCGGCCGCGAAGAGTGCAAGGACGGCCACGTCCCAGACGGCGAGTCTCTGCTGCTGGTCCAGATGAACGAGCCGTGGTCGATTGCGAACTACGACGAACACCCCGACTCGCTCGTCGGCGACATCGCCGCGCGGACGGCGCGATTGCTCGGCGACGACCGGCTGGCCGACCCCGACTGGGCCGACCACCAGCACTGGCGTTACTCCCAGCCCGAGGGCGAAGTCGACCACGACCTGCTGTCGTGTGCCGCCGAGCACGACCTGCACTTTGCCGGGGACTGGGTGGCCGGCGAGGGTCGGCTCCACGCGGCCCTGCGGAACGGACTGGAGACGGGCGAGGCAATCGCCGACGGTGGGTAA
- a CDS encoding cell surface glycoprotein — protein sequence MTLLAVVAVSTAPMFGPGVATAANHETATIEVTDASATKTNSSGTYDTPFSVVSGVGFQVAFTAENSGGVNGTKQVTVTADDEELKQVDVAVDGGRQTTESVPITLDDTGEYDLAVDGVSAGTVTVVEPPSITVIETAVNRTTITRGEHIEVTHTLENTGGKTGALTITPTLKNTDTGESQMVNELDVEVGGGDTETASWTLDTGAFDELSAGEYELQAGGDSNPTITIEESTRFTVEYSQLSDESTVTDEPVELTARMANPRDGDGSATETVVLQADGIEIATRTVEIENGETETLTFSPTFDTEGTYALRVNGESVGSVEVADEASIQVRDAGLIDTQVNTDTDTGGIGTREPELWVTVENTGGQAGTITLPIDVGGTQVGQESTTVPAGETVNETLLYRLDGAVDEGDHEVTVGDVTAGTLTVGQPDMQVTDASWNRTTVTRGNAAELTVTARNDGAVTAEQEFWIETETEVVDTVSFDLAPGDSGTETYVRTFDEPGTYQFTVGSETQTVTVEQPATFEVSDRALNTTSVSEGESVAVTATVTNTGDQAGSYEVPLTVADERKNAAELQLEPGESTTVSFTEPFTAVGAYPIDLDDGRVGTVRVSEAATFETTAVDLNRTDVITGESIAVTATVRNEGDQPGTADVRLQEDGTTIDTQSVTLDGGEETTVTFVQSFSDAGTRAIAVDNQFGARVTVTEPATFEISNAAVSSESVTQGGAVELSATVTNTGGRTGNVTGTFSVANSVVESREVTVAGGEATEITYEHVFNNSGNYVVAINGERAGTVTVKEPAAFDTAAVELNRTTARTGEPVAVTATVVNNGDETGTSPVRLQTNADIADTTNATLSGGQQTEVTFVYVFESGGEYNVAVNGDSGGTISVTQPATFEVRDAKLSNQSVDTGESVDVTATVANVGTESGNYTAALAASNQTLKSKTIGPIAGGETATVSFSISFDNEGNRSLSIGNTPTETLAVEAEASSDGGGGGGGGGGGGGGGGGGGFDFDDDSDETDTGGGAEAPAISQSKIDNGVTVRVSADAANSTVSQSLNRSGPSETAPVITLSALSLNVTNDSAGFNTTLLGPHATPNDMAAVQEDGVRGYVTVTSGANASAVSRATYTLQLNESALPDNGSMDAVRVYQYHNESWSQLPSTVNGTNRSIRATSPNLATLAIVSPVANGSTQTTVAPSTNASAPTPAELTVADASLMADWVRAGFNTSVRATVENPSDETVEQALTVTVGGDSVASRTVRLNAGEQTTVTIEFEAVDGPVAVNGVSAGDLRVGSDAAQSTGGSGADETGESGGGAEPAAETVAASGPGFTVQLVAIVLALITGFARLRRRV from the coding sequence ATGACGCTACTGGCTGTGGTTGCGGTGTCGACGGCCCCGATGTTTGGACCGGGTGTCGCAACGGCAGCCAATCACGAGACAGCGACTATCGAAGTGACCGACGCGTCAGCGACAAAAACCAACAGTTCTGGGACGTACGACACGCCGTTCTCAGTCGTTTCTGGCGTAGGGTTTCAAGTGGCGTTCACGGCTGAAAACTCCGGGGGCGTCAACGGCACGAAACAGGTAACGGTCACGGCAGACGACGAGGAACTTAAGCAAGTCGACGTTGCCGTCGACGGCGGCCGGCAGACGACGGAGAGCGTCCCAATCACGCTTGATGACACGGGCGAATACGACCTCGCCGTCGACGGTGTCTCAGCCGGGACGGTGACCGTCGTCGAACCGCCGAGTATCACGGTCATTGAGACGGCCGTCAACCGAACTACGATCACGCGAGGTGAACACATCGAAGTAACGCACACGCTGGAAAACACCGGCGGGAAAACCGGCGCGCTGACCATCACACCGACGCTGAAGAACACGGACACCGGAGAGTCTCAGATGGTCAACGAACTCGATGTCGAGGTCGGTGGCGGCGACACGGAAACGGCTTCGTGGACGCTGGACACCGGGGCCTTCGACGAGCTGTCTGCCGGGGAATACGAACTGCAAGCTGGTGGGGATTCGAACCCGACGATCACCATTGAGGAGTCCACTCGGTTCACCGTCGAGTACTCGCAGCTAAGCGACGAATCGACAGTAACGGATGAGCCAGTCGAACTCACCGCTCGGATGGCAAACCCCAGAGACGGCGACGGCTCGGCGACAGAGACGGTCGTGCTGCAGGCTGACGGCATCGAAATCGCCACCCGGACCGTTGAAATCGAGAACGGCGAGACGGAGACGCTGACGTTCTCGCCGACCTTCGACACCGAAGGGACGTATGCCCTGAGAGTAAACGGCGAGTCGGTCGGGTCTGTCGAAGTTGCGGACGAGGCCTCGATTCAGGTTCGGGACGCCGGGCTCATCGACACCCAGGTCAATACTGACACGGACACGGGCGGCATCGGGACCCGTGAGCCGGAGCTGTGGGTTACGGTGGAGAACACTGGTGGACAGGCCGGAACGATAACGCTGCCAATCGACGTCGGCGGCACGCAGGTCGGACAGGAGTCGACGACGGTTCCGGCCGGAGAGACAGTCAACGAGACACTACTCTATCGACTCGACGGTGCTGTTGACGAGGGTGACCACGAAGTCACGGTCGGAGATGTCACCGCCGGCACCCTGACCGTCGGCCAGCCCGATATGCAGGTCACTGATGCGAGCTGGAACCGAACGACGGTCACCCGGGGCAACGCGGCAGAGCTGACAGTAACGGCCAGGAACGACGGGGCCGTGACCGCAGAGCAGGAGTTCTGGATCGAAACGGAGACCGAAGTCGTCGACACCGTCTCGTTCGACCTTGCCCCGGGTGACTCCGGGACGGAAACGTACGTGCGAACGTTCGATGAGCCCGGGACGTACCAGTTCACGGTCGGGAGCGAGACGCAGACGGTCACAGTGGAGCAGCCAGCGACGTTCGAGGTATCTGATAGGGCGCTGAACACGACGAGTGTGAGCGAGGGCGAGAGCGTCGCGGTGACTGCAACGGTCACAAACACCGGCGACCAGGCCGGTAGCTATGAGGTCCCGCTTACCGTCGCTGACGAACGGAAAAATGCCGCGGAACTGCAACTAGAACCTGGAGAATCGACGACCGTCTCGTTCACGGAGCCGTTCACTGCCGTCGGCGCATACCCTATCGACCTTGACGACGGGCGGGTCGGGACGGTCCGCGTGTCTGAGGCGGCAACGTTCGAAACCACCGCTGTCGACTTGAACCGAACGGATGTCATCACCGGAGAGTCGATAGCGGTCACCGCGACCGTCCGGAACGAGGGCGACCAGCCCGGGACGGCCGATGTGCGGTTGCAGGAAGATGGTACCACGATAGATACGCAATCGGTGACACTCGACGGCGGCGAGGAAACGACCGTCACGTTCGTCCAGTCGTTCAGCGATGCGGGGACGCGAGCCATCGCCGTCGACAACCAGTTCGGGGCCCGTGTGACCGTCACTGAGCCGGCGACGTTCGAAATCAGCAACGCGGCGGTCAGTAGCGAATCCGTGACCCAGGGTGGCGCTGTCGAACTCAGCGCGACTGTAACGAACACCGGTGGGCGGACGGGGAACGTCACGGGCACCTTCTCAGTCGCAAATTCCGTCGTTGAGAGCCGGGAAGTGACCGTAGCCGGCGGCGAGGCGACGGAAATCACGTACGAACACGTCTTCAACAACAGCGGGAACTACGTGGTTGCTATCAATGGCGAGCGGGCGGGCACGGTCACGGTCAAGGAGCCGGCGGCGTTCGACACGGCCGCCGTCGAACTGAACCGAACGACCGCCCGGACAGGCGAACCCGTGGCGGTGACTGCCACAGTCGTCAACAACGGTGACGAGACGGGCACCTCCCCGGTTCGCCTCCAGACCAACGCTGATATCGCGGACACGACGAACGCCACGCTCTCGGGCGGACAACAGACCGAGGTTACCTTCGTCTACGTCTTCGAGAGTGGCGGCGAGTACAACGTGGCGGTCAACGGTGACTCTGGCGGAACTATCTCAGTGACACAACCCGCGACGTTCGAGGTCCGCGACGCAAAACTGAGCAATCAGTCCGTCGACACCGGTGAGTCAGTGGACGTGACAGCGACTGTCGCAAATGTCGGCACGGAGAGTGGGAATTACACCGCGGCGCTCGCAGCGAGCAATCAGACACTCAAGTCCAAAACCATCGGTCCGATCGCCGGCGGAGAAACTGCAACTGTGTCATTCAGCATCTCCTTCGACAATGAGGGCAACCGGTCGCTCTCTATTGGCAACACCCCTACCGAAACGCTCGCCGTCGAAGCTGAAGCCAGTAGTGACGGTGGCGGCGGAGGCGGTGGTGGCGGAGGCGGCGGTGGTGGTGGCGGTGGTGGCGGGTTCGATTTCGATGATGACTCGGACGAGACCGACACTGGCGGCGGCGCAGAGGCACCCGCTATCTCCCAGTCCAAGATCGATAACGGGGTCACCGTCCGGGTGTCCGCCGACGCTGCGAACTCGACGGTCTCCCAGTCGCTGAACCGCTCCGGGCCGTCCGAGACCGCGCCGGTGATCACTCTCTCGGCGCTCTCGCTCAACGTGACTAATGACAGTGCTGGGTTCAACACGACACTGCTTGGTCCACACGCCACGCCGAACGACATGGCCGCGGTTCAGGAAGACGGTGTGCGCGGGTACGTGACTGTCACCTCCGGCGCGAATGCGTCTGCCGTCAGCCGGGCGACGTACACGCTGCAGCTCAACGAATCGGCGCTTCCGGACAACGGGTCGATGGACGCGGTCCGGGTGTATCAGTACCACAACGAGTCCTGGAGTCAGCTACCGAGTACGGTAAACGGAACGAACAGGTCTATTCGGGCGACATCGCCAAACCTGGCAACCCTTGCTATCGTTTCCCCGGTCGCTAATGGGTCCACCCAGACGACAGTGGCGCCCTCGACGAATGCATCGGCGCCGACGCCCGCCGAACTCACCGTTGCTGATGCGTCCCTGATGGCTGATTGGGTCCGGGCTGGCTTCAACACGTCAGTGCGAGCGACAGTCGAGAATCCGAGCGACGAAACCGTCGAGCAGGCACTGACAGTCACCGTCGGCGGCGATTCGGTCGCTTCTCGGACCGTTCGACTCAACGCCGGCGAACAAACTACTGTGACGATAGAGTTCGAGGCTGTCGACGGCCCAGTCGCAGTCAACGGCGTCAGTGCCGGTGACCTCCGCGTCGGCTCGGATGCTGCCCAGAGCACGGGCGGCTCCGGGGCTGACGAGACTGGTGAAAGCGGTGGTGGCGCAGAGCCAGCCGCCGAAACGGTCGCAGCGTCCGGCCCGGGATTTACTGTTCAGCTAGTCGCAATCGTGTTGGCGCTGATCACCGGTTTCGCCCGCCTCCGTCGACGAGTGTGA
- a CDS encoding tRNA uridine(34) 5-carboxymethylaminomethyl modification radical SAM/GNAT enzyme Elp3: MSTETPDPDETETFQQVCAELVDRILAGEVERDDVESAKIDVCREYSAPKVPKNSELLDYAPQEHREVLEEVLQRKPVRTASGVSPIAIMTSPERCPHGKCLYCPGGPDSEFSSAQSYTGHEPAAARGEQNDYDPYGQVTLRLNQLREIGHPVDKAELIVMGGTMTARSHDYQEWFVKRALEAMNDFDVDAEPTPAEDVSFAEDDYEFRYLEDVIAENETADVRNVATTFETKPDWCDPEQIDRMLDLGGTKVEVGVQTTFERINREMHRGHGVQASIDANRRLRDSGFKVGFHMMPGQPGMSKEMCLEDFRRIFEQTDWRPDYLKIYPTLIVEGTVTYDWWRKDEFDPLSNDEAAELVAEIKDMIPRYTRLQRVQRDIPADFIEGGVWKSNLRQLAWQRMEEHDWTCDCIRCREAGHSDEAAENIELGVMTYEACGGTEHFISFEDFDNDVLVGFCRLRFPNDPVRRELQDAAIVRELHVYGNAVGVGQEGDDDDHQHKGYGKKLLEKAEALARDAGFPKLAVISGIGVRQYYREKLGYKQDGPYVSKRL; encoded by the coding sequence ATGAGCACGGAGACGCCGGACCCAGACGAGACAGAGACCTTCCAGCAGGTGTGTGCGGAGCTGGTCGACCGGATTCTCGCAGGCGAGGTCGAACGCGACGACGTCGAATCAGCCAAGATTGATGTCTGCCGGGAGTACTCCGCGCCGAAAGTGCCAAAAAACTCCGAACTACTCGATTACGCGCCACAGGAGCACCGCGAGGTGCTGGAGGAGGTGCTCCAGCGCAAGCCGGTTCGGACCGCCTCAGGCGTCTCCCCTATCGCGATCATGACGTCGCCCGAGCGGTGTCCCCACGGGAAGTGCCTGTACTGTCCCGGCGGCCCCGACTCGGAGTTCTCCTCCGCGCAGTCATACACTGGGCATGAACCCGCGGCCGCACGCGGGGAACAGAACGATTACGACCCGTACGGTCAGGTCACCCTCCGGCTCAACCAACTGCGGGAGATCGGCCACCCCGTCGACAAGGCCGAACTCATCGTGATGGGCGGGACGATGACGGCCCGGAGCCACGACTATCAGGAGTGGTTCGTCAAGCGGGCCTTGGAGGCGATGAACGACTTCGACGTCGACGCGGAGCCGACGCCCGCAGAGGACGTGAGCTTCGCCGAGGACGACTACGAGTTCCGCTATCTGGAGGACGTCATCGCCGAGAACGAGACCGCCGACGTCCGAAACGTCGCCACGACCTTCGAGACAAAGCCCGACTGGTGTGACCCCGAACAGATCGACCGGATGCTGGACCTCGGGGGCACGAAAGTCGAGGTGGGCGTCCAGACGACCTTCGAGCGCATCAACCGCGAGATGCACCGCGGCCACGGCGTTCAGGCCTCCATCGACGCGAACCGCCGGCTACGCGATTCGGGGTTCAAAGTCGGTTTCCACATGATGCCGGGCCAGCCCGGGATGTCCAAGGAGATGTGTCTGGAAGACTTCCGGCGCATCTTCGAGCAGACCGACTGGCGGCCGGACTACCTCAAGATATACCCGACGCTGATCGTCGAGGGAACCGTCACCTACGACTGGTGGCGCAAGGACGAGTTCGACCCGCTTTCCAACGACGAGGCCGCTGAGCTGGTCGCCGAAATCAAAGACATGATCCCCCGCTACACTCGCCTCCAGCGCGTCCAGCGGGACATCCCGGCGGACTTCATCGAGGGCGGCGTCTGGAAGTCGAACCTCCGACAGCTCGCCTGGCAGCGGATGGAAGAACACGACTGGACGTGTGACTGCATCCGCTGTCGCGAGGCCGGACACAGCGACGAGGCCGCCGAGAACATCGAACTCGGCGTGATGACCTACGAGGCCTGTGGCGGCACGGAACACTTCATCTCTTTCGAGGACTTCGACAACGACGTACTCGTCGGCTTCTGCCGGCTTCGGTTCCCGAACGACCCGGTCCGCCGGGAGCTACAGGACGCCGCAATCGTGCGTGAACTCCACGTTTACGGCAACGCTGTCGGCGTCGGGCAGGAAGGGGACGATGACGACCACCAGCACAAGGGGTACGGCAAGAAACTGCTGGAAAAAGCCGAGGCACTGGCCCGAGACGCCGGCTTCCCGAAGCTGGCCGTCATTTCCGGTATCGGCGTCCGGCAGTACTACCGGGAGAAACTCGGGTACAAGCAGGACGGGCCGTACGTGAGCAAGCGTCTCTGA
- a CDS encoding methyl-accepting chemotaxis protein, producing MGQPTDGNPGPVERLESFVSYIPDGSTIPDKQWRNRHRSVVLVTLLHIPFLFGLGVYSGSTPIAEAQIPATALPRVLLLCGVVFALSAGSLIKRFRRRVRTILSVTGVFVSSLALVQFSGGYIEAHFHFFVGMAMVAVYEDWVPFLWGLAYVVLTHGYFGTIDPSRVYNHTAAINNPWVWGLIHGGFVLMLCVALVNNWVSTERSREKSRARFEQAEQRASEIDDLQAKQEEIERQRAEAKKAREKAEEKMQAAERQNTELQETASRFSEAMAAAADGDLTVRVDPDVADNEAMAQIAESFNQMMTETESAMEEIQAFSEEVASTSDQATAGANEATEASEDMSESIQGIASGAVDQREMLETVSSEMTDLSATVEEVAASAETVAERSRETAEIADTGEETAQEAIAGSREVQTAIDSTVENVERLDEKMAEIGEIVDLIGDIAEQTNMLALNANIEAARAGNGSGGDGFAVVADEVKQLAEETQASATEIEQLIAETQAQTETTVTEARGAKEDMQESTEAVKEVVDTFTQVAENAEATDNGIQEISDTTDDQAATTEEAVSMVEEAVDISEATAAETETASATAQEQAASMSQVSASIESLAEQSERLQTMLSEFEVGSR from the coding sequence ATTGGGCAGCCAACAGACGGCAATCCAGGCCCAGTCGAGCGGCTAGAAAGCTTCGTATCCTATATCCCAGACGGGTCGACAATCCCGGACAAACAGTGGCGTAACCGACACCGGAGCGTGGTGCTTGTGACGTTGCTGCACATACCGTTTCTGTTCGGGCTCGGAGTCTACAGCGGGTCGACTCCGATAGCTGAAGCGCAGATCCCCGCTACCGCGCTGCCTCGGGTCCTCCTGCTTTGTGGGGTTGTGTTCGCCCTGTCGGCGGGGAGCCTCATCAAACGATTCAGGCGGCGTGTCAGGACGATTCTCTCGGTCACGGGTGTGTTCGTTTCGTCGCTCGCTCTCGTCCAGTTCTCCGGCGGCTATATTGAAGCCCACTTTCACTTCTTCGTCGGGATGGCGATGGTCGCCGTGTACGAGGACTGGGTCCCGTTCTTATGGGGACTGGCGTACGTGGTTCTCACCCACGGCTACTTCGGAACGATCGACCCGAGTCGCGTTTACAACCACACGGCAGCGATTAACAACCCCTGGGTGTGGGGGCTTATCCACGGAGGGTTCGTCCTGATGCTGTGTGTCGCCCTTGTGAACAACTGGGTGTCGACTGAGCGGTCACGCGAGAAATCGCGAGCGCGTTTCGAACAGGCCGAACAGCGCGCCTCGGAGATTGACGATCTCCAGGCCAAACAAGAAGAGATAGAGCGGCAACGCGCCGAAGCCAAGAAGGCCCGCGAGAAGGCGGAGGAGAAAATGCAGGCTGCCGAGCGGCAAAACACGGAACTCCAGGAGACAGCCAGCAGATTCAGCGAGGCGATGGCGGCCGCTGCCGACGGTGACCTGACGGTTCGCGTCGACCCCGACGTGGCCGACAACGAAGCGATGGCACAGATCGCTGAGTCGTTCAATCAGATGATGACGGAGACGGAGTCTGCGATGGAAGAGATACAGGCGTTCTCAGAGGAGGTTGCGTCCACGAGCGATCAGGCCACGGCCGGTGCCAACGAGGCAACGGAGGCCAGCGAGGACATGAGCGAGTCGATTCAGGGCATCGCCAGCGGGGCGGTCGACCAGCGTGAGATGCTCGAAACCGTTTCCAGCGAGATGACTGACCTGTCGGCGACCGTCGAAGAGGTCGCCGCGTCCGCCGAGACCGTCGCGGAGCGGTCCCGCGAGACGGCCGAAATAGCGGACACCGGCGAGGAGACGGCACAGGAGGCGATTGCGGGGTCCCGGGAGGTCCAGACCGCCATCGATTCGACCGTCGAAAACGTGGAGCGGCTGGACGAGAAGATGGCCGAAATCGGCGAGATCGTCGATCTCATCGGCGACATTGCCGAGCAGACGAACATGCTGGCCCTGAACGCCAACATCGAGGCTGCACGGGCCGGGAACGGGTCGGGCGGCGACGGGTTCGCCGTCGTCGCGGACGAGGTCAAACAGCTCGCCGAGGAGACGCAAGCCTCGGCGACCGAAATCGAACAGCTCATTGCCGAGACCCAGGCGCAGACCGAAACCACGGTCACGGAGGCACGGGGTGCCAAGGAGGATATGCAGGAGAGTACGGAAGCCGTCAAGGAGGTCGTCGATACGTTCACGCAAGTCGCCGAGAACGCAGAGGCGACCGACAACGGGATTCAGGAAATCAGCGACACGACGGACGACCAGGCCGCCACGACTGAGGAAGCGGTGTCGATGGTCGAGGAAGCCGTAGACATCAGCGAGGCGACCGCCGCGGAGACCGAAACCGCCTCCGCGACCGCACAGGAACAGGCCGCGTCCATGTCGCAGGTCAGCGCCAGCATCGAATCGCTGGCCGAGCAGTCCGAGCGGCTCCAGACGATGCTGTCCGAGTTCGAAGTCGGCAGCCGCTAA
- a CDS encoding cupin, translating to MSDGPVNEADLDWTDHDHGDRTFKRKQIGDAAGGEQLGASLYAVPPGKRLWVRHYHEGNEEAIFVRGGTGTLRLGPEAEEHTLERGDYVALPAGEESTHEIEAGESELRLLMVSTMEEPDITVYPDREMVGLYAGSPPGGEKADRTLSTYLDINAKKEYWDE from the coding sequence ATGAGCGACGGCCCCGTCAACGAAGCTGACCTCGACTGGACCGACCACGACCACGGCGACCGGACGTTCAAGCGCAAGCAGATCGGTGACGCCGCCGGCGGTGAGCAACTCGGTGCGAGCCTCTACGCCGTGCCGCCGGGCAAGCGGCTCTGGGTGCGCCACTACCACGAGGGCAACGAGGAAGCGATATTCGTCCGTGGCGGAACGGGCACACTCCGGCTCGGTCCTGAGGCCGAAGAACACACGCTAGAACGGGGCGATTACGTTGCGCTCCCGGCTGGCGAGGAGAGTACACACGAAATCGAAGCCGGCGAGTCTGAACTCCGACTGCTGATGGTTTCGACAATGGAGGAGCCGGACATTACCGTCTACCCCGACCGGGAGATGGTCGGGCTGTACGCAGGGTCGCCCCCTGGCGGCGAGAAAGCAGACCGGACGCTGTCGACGTATCTCGATATAAACGCCAAAAAGGAGTACTGGGACGAGTGA